A single Watersipora subatra chromosome 7, tzWatSuba1.1, whole genome shotgun sequence DNA region contains:
- the LOC137399210 gene encoding C-type lectin domain family 17, member A-like encodes MKTYMISIFVVAATVSSIQVNAYCSGIACPTGYAYNPFACSCLRIIRERKTWDEAKAYCEGAGEYLAVLDSVESINWYKNLRMTDPDWRSSWAWIGGKKTGGKWQWFGRDQKDILLGDWEQTQPSPNLDDYCIHTFDGGRASNGFIAENFKWDDITCTSTPQAFVCEKF; translated from the exons ATGAAGACATACATGATTTCTATCTTTGTAGTAGCTGCTACAGTCTCCAGCATTCAAGTCAATGCTTATTGCT CAGGAATAGCGTGTCCAACAGGATACGCATACAACCCATTTGCCTGCAGCTGTCTGCGCATTATTAGAGAACGTAAGACCTGGGATGAAGCTAAGGCTTACTGTGAAGGTGCTGGAGAGTATCTAGCTGTCCTCGACTCCGTGGAATCTATCAACTGGTACAAAAACTTAAGAATGACAGATCCAG ATTGGAGGAGCAGTTGGGCTTGGATTGGAGGAAAGAAAACTGGAGGAAAATGGCAGTGGTTTGGCAGAGACCAGAAAGACATCCTTCTGGGTGATTGGGAACAGACACAACCGAGTCCGAATCTCGATGACTATTGCATTCACACATTTGATGGTGGCAGAGCTTCTAATGGTTTTATCGCGGAGAACTTTAAGTGGGATGACATAACCTGCACTTCAACTCCCCAGGCTTTCGTTTGTGAAAAGTTTTAG